The following proteins come from a genomic window of Lachnoclostridium phytofermentans ISDg:
- a CDS encoding ISL3 family transposase, whose translation MHNYCINKLLNLKEVKVKNIIHGDSYVKIFIETKASVQTCPCCGRHTKQIHDYRWQSIKDLPFQLKHCYLVLKKRRYRCSCGKRFSEKYSFLARYQQRSTRLTQYIVNELRDTTSLKSVANKANVSSATIVRILDTIHYTCPSLKDAISIDEYKGNAETGKYQCIIVNPKQRSIMDILPDRTQPHLSAYFRNINRSERYRVKYFVCDMWQPYVDLAHSYFPNAQVIIDKYHFIRQVTWAIENVRKRLQKTMPTSLRKYYKRSHKLILTRYHKLEDEYKKACDLMLYYNDDLRKAHMLKEWFYDICQSTKYSFQRTQFYEWIRNAESSGIAEFEKCAATYRHWGKEILNSFKYGITNGPTEGFNNKIKVLKRISYGIRNFERFRTRILHSCN comes from the coding sequence ATGCATAATTATTGTATCAATAAACTACTAAATTTAAAAGAGGTAAAAGTAAAAAATATAATTCATGGGGATTCCTATGTAAAAATCTTTATTGAAACAAAGGCTAGCGTACAAACTTGTCCTTGCTGTGGTCGCCATACCAAGCAAATTCATGATTACCGTTGGCAATCCATCAAGGACTTGCCCTTTCAACTAAAGCATTGTTACCTAGTTTTAAAAAAGCGACGTTATCGATGTTCTTGTGGAAAAAGATTTAGTGAAAAGTATTCTTTCCTTGCTCGTTATCAGCAAAGATCTACTCGCTTAACTCAATACATAGTAAATGAATTAAGAGATACTACTTCACTAAAATCTGTTGCTAATAAAGCCAATGTTTCATCCGCTACTATTGTAAGGATTCTAGACACAATCCATTATACTTGCCCTTCTTTAAAAGACGCGATATCCATTGATGAATATAAAGGCAATGCTGAGACTGGAAAGTATCAATGTATCATCGTTAATCCAAAGCAGCGCTCCATTATGGATATCCTTCCTGACCGCACACAACCTCACTTATCTGCCTATTTTCGGAATATAAACCGTAGCGAGCGATATCGTGTAAAATATTTTGTGTGTGATATGTGGCAGCCATATGTGGATTTAGCCCATAGCTATTTCCCCAATGCACAAGTAATTATTGATAAATATCATTTTATTCGTCAAGTCACCTGGGCAATTGAAAATGTAAGAAAGCGACTTCAAAAAACAATGCCTACTTCTTTAAGAAAATACTATAAACGAAGCCATAAACTGATTTTAACACGCTATCATAAACTAGAAGACGAATACAAAAAAGCATGTGACTTGATGCTTTATTACAATGATGACTTACGAAAAGCGCATATGTTGAAAGAATGGTTTTATGATATTTGTCAAAGTACTAAGTACTCCTTTCAGAGAACACAGTTTTACGAATGGATTCGCAATGCAGAAAGTTCTGGTATAGCAGAGTTTGAAAAATGTGCTGCCACATACCGTCACTGGGGAAAAGAAATATTAAATTCTTTTAAATATGGAATTACAAACGGACCAACAGAAGGTTTTAATAATAAGATAAAAGTTCTTAAACGTATTTCCTATGGTATTCGAAACTTTGAACGTTTCCGTACTCGTATTTTACACTCTTGTAACTAA
- the guaB gene encoding IMP dehydrogenase yields MGAIIGEGITFDDVLLVPAYSEVIPNQVDLSTHLTKNIKLNIPMMSAGMDTVTEHRMAIAMARQGGIGVIHKNMSIESQAEEVDKVKRSENGVITDPFSLSPEHTLQDADELMAKYRISGVPITEGKKLVGIITNRDLKFETDFSKKIKESMTSEGLITAKEGVTLEEAKKILGQARKEKLPIVDKNGNLKGLITIKDIEKTIKYPLAAKDSMGRLLCAAGVGVTANILDRVDALVKAKVDAIVIDTAHGHSANVLKVVKMVREAYPELQIIAGNVATGEATRDLIEAGVDCVKVGIGPGSICTTRVVAGIGVPQITAIMDAYSVAKEYGVPIIADGGIKYSGDITKAIAAGANLCMMGSIFAGCDESPGTFELFQGRKYKVYRGMGSIAAMENGSKDRYFQADAKKLVPEGVEGRVAYKGTVEDTVFQLMGGLRSGMGYCGAKDIETLKETGRFVKISAASLKESHPHDIHITKEAPNYSVDE; encoded by the coding sequence ATGGGAGCAATTATCGGTGAAGGCATTACCTTTGATGATGTACTGCTTGTTCCAGCGTATTCGGAAGTAATACCTAATCAGGTCGATCTTTCCACACATTTAACGAAAAATATTAAGTTAAATATTCCTATGATGAGTGCAGGAATGGATACGGTTACGGAACATCGCATGGCTATCGCTATGGCAAGACAGGGTGGAATTGGTGTTATTCATAAGAATATGTCAATCGAAAGTCAAGCAGAGGAAGTAGATAAGGTAAAACGTTCAGAGAACGGAGTTATAACTGACCCATTTTCATTATCTCCTGAACATACATTACAAGATGCAGATGAGTTAATGGCAAAATATCGCATCTCCGGTGTACCAATTACTGAGGGTAAGAAATTAGTTGGTATTATTACAAACCGTGACTTAAAATTTGAGACTGACTTTAGCAAAAAAATTAAAGAATCCATGACAAGTGAAGGCCTTATTACTGCAAAAGAAGGAGTTACCTTAGAAGAAGCTAAGAAAATTCTTGGACAAGCAAGAAAAGAGAAGCTTCCAATCGTTGATAAAAACGGTAACTTAAAAGGTCTTATTACAATCAAGGATATAGAAAAAACAATCAAATACCCTCTAGCAGCAAAGGACTCTATGGGTAGACTTCTTTGTGCAGCAGGTGTTGGTGTAACAGCAAACATCCTTGACCGTGTCGATGCTTTAGTGAAGGCAAAAGTAGATGCTATTGTTATTGATACCGCTCATGGACATTCTGCCAACGTACTTAAGGTAGTAAAGATGGTTCGTGAAGCTTATCCAGAACTTCAGATTATCGCTGGTAATGTTGCAACTGGTGAAGCAACTAGAGATTTAATTGAAGCAGGAGTTGATTGTGTTAAGGTTGGCATCGGCCCAGGATCTATCTGTACGACACGTGTTGTTGCAGGTATCGGTGTTCCACAGATTACTGCAATTATGGATGCTTACAGTGTAGCGAAGGAATATGGTGTTCCAATTATCGCAGACGGTGGTATTAAGTATTCTGGTGATATCACTAAAGCAATTGCAGCAGGAGCTAATTTATGTATGATGGGTAGTATCTTCGCAGGTTGTGATGAGAGCCCAGGAACATTTGAATTATTCCAAGGTAGAAAATACAAAGTATATCGTGGCATGGGATCCATTGCAGCTATGGAAAATGGAAGTAAGGATCGTTATTTCCAAGCAGATGCTAAGAAGTTAGTTCCAGAAGGTGTAGAAGGTCGTGTTGCATACAAAGGTACTGTAGAAGATACTGTATTTCAGTTAATGGGTGGTCTTCGTTCTGGTATGGGTTATTGTGGAGCGAAAGATATTGAAACATTAAAAGAGACTGGACGCTTTGTTAAGATTTCTGCAGCTTCTTTAAAGGAGAGTCATCCACATGACATCCATATTACAAAAGAAGCTCCAAACTATAGTGTTGACGAATAG
- a CDS encoding DUF6106 family protein: protein MNESYAEAGVKRKKSATTLMIQIAAVFGILVVFFVGGAILGSIATFIASVLVVLCIFFFPRMNSIEYEYVFCDGQLDFDKIMGNAKRKTALRIDFEKVEIMAPAKSHSLDSFNHIQQLKVKDFTSQNPEARVFAIIVRQDGAVTKILFEPNEKMITSIKQKSPRKVVEV, encoded by the coding sequence ATGAATGAATCTTACGCAGAAGCTGGCGTGAAAAGAAAAAAATCAGCAACAACGCTTATGATTCAAATTGCTGCAGTATTTGGGATTTTAGTGGTATTCTTTGTGGGAGGAGCTATTTTAGGTAGCATCGCTACTTTTATAGCGTCAGTATTAGTGGTACTTTGTATTTTCTTTTTCCCTAGAATGAACTCCATTGAATATGAGTATGTATTTTGTGATGGTCAGTTAGATTTCGATAAGATTATGGGAAATGCAAAGAGAAAGACAGCACTTCGTATTGACTTTGAAAAGGTTGAGATCATGGCACCTGCAAAATCTCACTCCTTAGATAGTTTTAACCATATACAACAATTAAAGGTTAAAGATTTCACTTCTCAAAATCCAGAAGCTAGAGTATTTGCGATTATTGTTCGCCAAGATGGCGCAGTGACCAAAATTCTTTTTGAGCCAAATGAGAAGATGATTACGTCTATTAAGCAAAAATCTCCACGTAAAGTTGTTGAGGTATAA